One region of Methanobacterium formicicum DSM 3637 genomic DNA includes:
- a CDS encoding translation initiation factor IF-2 subunit beta translates to MSDYEELLDRAIEQLPPQALETKRFSVPKAYSIIQGNRTIIQNFGEIADAMNRDPQHILKFLLRELGTAGNLEGNRAIMQGKFTHYLINDRMDDYVQRFIMCHECNRPDTRIIREDRIFLLKCEACGAKAPLKTL, encoded by the coding sequence ATGAGCGATTATGAAGAATTACTGGACCGAGCCATTGAGCAATTACCACCACAGGCACTGGAAACCAAAAGGTTCTCAGTACCCAAGGCTTACTCAATAATCCAGGGAAACCGGACCATCATTCAGAACTTCGGAGAAATAGCCGATGCCATGAACCGTGACCCTCAGCACATCCTTAAATTCCTGTTAAGGGAACTGGGTACTGCAGGAAACCTGGAAGGAAACAGGGCTATTATGCAGGGAAAATTCACCCATTACCTGATTAACGACCGGATGGATGACTACGTGCAACGTTTCATCATGTGCCACGAGTGCAACCGGCCAGATACAAGAATAATAAGGGAAGACCGCATCTTCCTCCTTAAATGTGAGGCATGCGGAGCCAAAGCACCCCTAAAAACCCTTTAA